The following DNA comes from Anopheles coustani chromosome 2, idAnoCousDA_361_x.2, whole genome shotgun sequence.
TTCTCTGTATGTTTCCATTGGCAACACATTTGCATTTGGATACAGTAAGTCAAGGTTAGAGATTGGTTCCGTTTCCTGTGAGTAATTAAATATGCTATTGAGCAAGATAAATAATACACGCGACCATTGGCTTAGATGGGAAGTCAGATGAACAGCATTTGTGCAAAACGCAAACTGTGAACTGTGAAATTGCAAAACTTTTAGCGATTTACAAGAAAAATGCAGTGCAAACTCACTGCGATCAAAGATGGTCATAAATTAATCGGTCACGTGGAGAAATCGGAAAcccttgaaacaatttttttccatCATAAAACCAACAGGTTTACTTTTTATCCAATTAAGGTCAGACGAGTTGTTGACATTTTCTATCCCTTTTTTCTgacttgttttttgtgtttgtatttttaaccAACTCGATTGCGGATTACTTACCTGTTGCTATAGCATGCCGTAGCTAAGTGAAACTTGCTCTGGTaaactattttcatttccgttcGCCATGTTGCTATCATAATTTAACTTCCGTCACGGTGGTCCACCAACTCCAGCGGAGATGGGAAAGGCTTCGACCTTTCCCGTGTCGTGTCGTATGGTTCTTTCGGCGCGAGAAAAGAGACGCTTTCGCCAACCACAAGAAAGATgatagaaataaaaagcggaaaaataaaaggacaCCACCACCGAATCATCTACCATGCTGAACGTAGTACAGAGAAGGTTTTCCACAACTTTATtctatattttacttttattcgtTTGGTTGAGAAATGTAAATGGAAACTTTTGCGTTGTGCATGTGTATTTagttgtgcttttttttttcttgttttgtatgCGTATTTTAATATgtactttttattattattttaaatattctctCCACTCCATCCTTCCTatgatgaatgtttttttttatatggtttCAGATAGTTCTACTTCTATAAAGGATTGACTTAGTTACTTGTATGCTTGCGTAAATCCTGCCCCTGGGacacttttgtttttacaaGATTGCCACCACCCACTCAACGGCCACCGACGTGCGTGCTGTCTCGGATACCGATACCTAAGGAAATAGCTGCCTTCCGGACATCAACATGACAGATCGCCGATACGATCTTCTGCAATCGAGAAAACCTCACACTCCGACGCACGAGAGCTATCATACAGGTCGATCGTTTTAAGTGTGCCCAACATATCGTTTGAGCCGCGTTCGGTTGCCACGACTTATCGTTGGCCTAAGTCTACCTCTCCCCAGGTTCCAGGTTTCGATTAGTATTTTTCTGTACTCTTCAGACCTACCGGTGAGCTCCTTCCGAGCGTCGAAGTATGCAACATCCTAAACTTATCTAATGACAACGGGAGGATTAATGCGATACGATGCGATGTGAGGATAGtcatgttgtttttcattcgcttTTTATGCTTTGGGTAGAAAATGtgtatatgtatgtgtgtgtatgtatgagCGCTCATTTGTTTCACATACTTCATCCTCCATCCAGCACTCCCGACGGACATTCGTTATTGGAGCAATGTCAGGCCGGGATAAAGCTGACTCGGACACGGGCGGacaatggaaaactttcctgCCTTTTCCTTTAACCTCTTCGGTACCACATCGGAAGCGTCAAGGGGTGGGATCTATTTGGGATGGGGGACGTGCAACGATTTGGGAGGGAGCAGTCAACCATGCACCGTGATCCTTCTTCGATTCACCGTCTCTGTGTCGTGTCGTATCTGTTTCGTGTCGCGTGCGAATAAAAAAACTCCCGAAGAGCAAGAGTCTTAGCCCAGGAAGCGGATGTTTGTGAAGATGGCCTTCGCCGGACGCTTGCGGTTGCAGAAGTTGACCGTCCGCTGGTGGTTGCCGACCCGGTTCTCGTGCAGACCGACGAGCAGCTTGAAGACGTCCTCCCGGCTCGGCACGCACAGATAGCGAGCTTCGGCATCGTATCTGTTTGTTGAGagaggaaattgaaaaataagatTTTCAAATTAACAGGTTTCTctggagcaaaagaaaaaaaaacaacacaattttataaacaaatatttgcccAATGTGGGTCAAGCCGAATTGATTGAAGGTATCTGCACACAgctatttttttacaaatattttgaCACGGAACGACACTTTCTTTTACATTGTTATATATTTGTATCAATTTCTCTACTGTTGTCAGTTGATACTTATATTTTCATGTGGTGTGTCGTTTAAACACATTTCAttcgtataaaataaattacaagaATTTCTTCGacttgtaataaaaaaaagagttgAATCAAGGACTCCTGAACTGAAtatcataaattataaatggGATATGGAATGGGATAGATGAATAAAAGTTCTGTGTTAACTGAATAGGATTGTTACGTAACAACGAAAACAATTGTGATTAGCTCTTATGCGTTCATTTGTAAGGACAGGCATAAGGATATATTTGTATAAGGCTATATTATTTGTGGATAAATAAGATAAGAAATGAGGATAAATAAACtagtaaattgatttttataacTATTActacttacaaaaaaaatttcaaagagTTGTGATAAAAATCTTCAATTTATCTCAGCGTGTAAAAAACATGGGGGTGGTATTTTAGAAGGGTAATGTGGAGTTTACCTAGGGTATTTTATGAAATGATATTTCCTTGCATCAGAAAATACCTACAACTTTCAAATACGCATTCATAATTGTTTAGATATTCAAAAAATAGGACAATCGCTCCTGATCCAGTCCCAGATTGAATATAACACAACATGCCTTACGGAAGAGGCTTCTAAAAACTAAATCAAACGAAGTAAAACCAAAGCAAAGGCCACCGGATTTCACCGTGGAAATGTGCTGAGAATCAACTTTTCTCTTTTGCAAACGCCAATTCCGAGCCTTTTATCGGGAcgcggaaaataaaaagagtcGTTCAATTTTGACtccaattcaatttcaatctcTTGTGCACTGTAGTGTCCCACACACTTACGTTCGACTGCGTGAATTCTGACGTTTCCAAGGATAGCGCCGGTAGTAACGCCCGGACCGCTTGCCACCATTCGGCGTGAACTGCCCCGTCACGATGCGGCCCtcgttctcctcctcctcgtcgccgtcgccatcgtcgttgTCTTCGTCCGTGTCGTCATCCGTCGCATCGTCGACTTTGCCAACCGCACCGGCCAGTCCCGCCGCGTCCTCGATGTACACAATCGGCAGCGGTCCCTCGGGCAATTCCGTCAACAGCTTCATCAGCAGATTCGATTTGATTTCGATGTCCTCCTCCTGCTTGATGCGCTCCAGCTGCTCGCGGATCAGATCGATGCTCTCCATCGCGCGGCCATCCCCAGCCCCTCCGCTGTCCAGCCGGGGTCGACCAAGTGGGCTGAGGGCGACCACCGACAGTGGGCTGTCACCGATCTCGTTCTCGGCCGGATCGAGGGCGACGGGATGCTCCAGTCCCCCGGGGTAGCTTTGGTCGGCAAAATCTGAAATCAAACGACATGTTCGTAAGCGGGCGGGAAGGGCATGGAAAATGGACGTTAGGACGCCGTCGCCCGTAAGTAGTTCACCCGAGGGAACTATTGTCCGTGGGATGGTaaatcaaaatgtgtttataatCATCGTTTGACAAGCTTTGGGAAAGGTGATTAAAGCACCTAcaagatttttcttcttcggccAGAATATATCCCCTACTCGAGAAAAAAGAATTCTTAACCTTAACAAATGTCATAAGAGGTGTCTAGAAACGACCGTAGACAAACATGTGAAATTTATTGATTCTCAAGTATTGTTAACTCCTAAGAGCTCCTTTCAGTGTAGGTCAGTGTTCAAATAATATTCGTACCAATATCGTCATATAGAACGGAACGAGGCAAATCCTACTAGCACTCAACTAAAATGTGACATCAATATCATGAAGTTCTTCGGAACTTGAGGGCGTGCTTGGTGTATCAAAATAAAGTTCAACTCTCTACGGGCACTCTAGATTgcgaaacattttcatcaataAATGGACACGTACACGCATGAGGTTGACGTACTGCCAAGGTGTAAGGGTACCGCATGGcgataacaaaaaacaaaaaaaactccatGATGGGAACAAATAGATGTTTATTAGTCCTATATTATGCAGGCGTAAAAACGTGATATCGACTAAATTGAAGGCAGTTggaaaaatgaattgaaatgagCAGACACATTTCCTAAACATTATTTCCGGAGAAAGAGAGCAttggtttttggaaaattcaaAGTAAacttatttattcaatttgtttgtttagatCTTGTTAGATGTATCTTCATGCGCGTGTTTTTAATCTCTGCAAAGTAAAAGCAAACCAGAGTTAGATAATCAACTTCGGACCAGGTACATTTACATGCTTTCTTTTTGCCATCcacgaaaggaaggaaatgcaaaggaaaaaaaaaatctttggtATGTGATACCTTTATGATGCCTTTTTCTATGCCTTCAACTTTATGATCTCAGATCAATCTCAATTATAATCAATTCGTGCCACGGTATGGCAAAGTAAAATGCAATTTATCGTCCCGTACACGGTGACAAGCTCAGCCGTTTATTAATGCCTTGGAAGGTGTGTCGTTGGAATAGAAATATGATATCACGTCAGGAGTCAACACTACCGACGGGGTCAACATGGGCCGGTCGAAGGCGAAAATCATTGCGGAATTTTGGAAAAGATGTGGACGAAGAATGGTACTTTAATATTCGCTAGGAAGACATGACCCATGGCGATCGATCTTCGGGACAGGCCCTGAAAGTCGATTTGGGGCTATTTTacaccttttctctttttttgtttgtgcgtCCCGAAAAACTTGTCGGCCCCCGCACGGTCCGGCCAAAATTGGCAAGGATAAATCTAATTTTATTCACTTACCTTCGTCGCTGCCAGGGCGACCGATATCGAGCGCCGGAACGGCCCGAAAGGCCGGAACGACATCGTTGCCGAACACCGCCGGTCTTTGATCTGCGTGCCAGCGATGACGGTTGCCCACTCCACCGGGCTCCACCACCGCCCGGCGTCTCATAACACCGCGATGTTGCGCCACGAATGGAGCGAGCGATTGGAAGGGACTCGGAACCGGTGGCTTTTGCTGTGAGTCTAGCTGAAGCATCGCCGAAGGATGGTGCTGTTCGGGCGCTAATGAACCGTGAGAAACTTGTGACGCGCCAACGCTGCCACCGGCCGTGACGGCACCCGTCACCGGTCCGGAATGCTTCTCGGCGGCCGGTTGCGGGCGAAACAGCGCGTCCAGTGGGTGGTGCGCGACGTGCGAGTTGTCGTAGGAGCAAACTGGGCTGGGACCAGAAATGCAGAGCACCACCAGGAGGAGCAGGTAGGTGGCCGGCACCAGGGGTCGTGACATTTTCATCGTGGGTGAAAGTGCGCCCTCGAAACGGAACTCGAGAGGTGGCTGAGTGGCAGTCGGATTGATTCCGATGATTGTCGGAAAGTCTGACGTGGTTCGATTACAGTCGATACGATTCACTTGCAGCACTCTGTTTGTAGGATCCTGAGTGCACTGTTTTGCTGGAGGAATTGCATTTCGTCAACTGAAATggggaacacacacacacactctgttTATACTTTCTCGAGCCAAAACGTTGGCGCCAAATAAATTCAATGACTTGACCCACTTGAGCCCCGCAATAGCTAAATGAGTGTTGTGAAACGCGAGTGGGAGATTGTTCTGACGCCTAACTCTTCAGCGTTCCACTTGGAAAATAATGAACAGGTACTTTGATCGATTATATTAACGATCCTTTCGAGTGCCAACGCCGGGAAATTAAAATCTCGTCAGAGTGTACGGCGGACAGCATACTTTCAGGCGTGTTTGCGAAAGGATTAAATCATAGAATGTTCATAATAGTTGCAATCGAATATAAAGAACAGAAGCACGCGAAAACATTATCACAGAGATGACTTAAATCATAATTCAAGACCAACTTTACGAACGAAGAAGCGAGTATAGATCAGCGAACTCAGGGTACTATTaagttatttcattttcgaaaCTATTCTCCCACCAAGTATATCCAAGTGAAGTTCGATAAAAATCGATTAGAATTCTTTCGATAATCTTCAGCCCAGCCAACGCATGAGTCAGGGCAACAAATTCCCATTAGTCgtcgaagcaaaattccagACTAACCCTTTTCTTTGAACCGCTCTGTTCGGGTATGCAAATTATTAACAAATGATGTAAACTCTGGTCACCGTTCGAACTAGACCCATACCCACGTCCATCCCCAGAAGTGCGCTGaatcatttgaaattttcGAGACGGAAAATTTGCATGAAAAAAGCTTCAAAGTGGTAATTGTGGGAAAACCTCAACCAGTCGCCCCCCAATCGGGTGAGCAATGTTTCACGAAGCTTGCGTTGCCGCGCATTACGAACCGGATCGGGCCCGGGTAGTGCTTCCTAATTCCATAATTGGCCGTAGAAAGTGGGAAAGGCACCGAAAGGacattttggaaaacaaataaaaactgaaaaaagagGGTCAGTGTACGGGTTCGTGCCGAAGGAAATCAATTTCCTGTTTAGGGGGGGTTAAAAGAGCAATTAGTATCGCTTGTTTCTGGGGCGTTCGTGTTACTTGTCGTGCAGCACATTCCGAGTGTCTTGGTGGCGTTTGAAGTGTGTTTTAGGGCTGTTGCAATGTTGGCGTGCTCGAAGTGATTATTCTTAACGTTAAGTGTTGAGCCCACGCTAGTTAGTCACTGTGGACGACATCCGTCTGTCTACGTGACTTATTCAACGAACATGACTCCCGGAGCAGCTGTTGAGAACTGTTCTTCACCCGGTTGGGTAATGCCACGACAAACGGCTGCATGAGACAGTCGGTGCCTGCCGTATTATTGATGTTGAAAATGTGGCGCTTtcaatagtaaaaaaaacaaacaaaaataccatACAATCAACATTCACAGCGAAAGAATTTCTTCTGGTTCCTATTTGAGGACGATGGTGAATCAACAAAGAGCGCCGCTAATCGAGACGCGAAGCAAACACACTTACACGTTTCAAATAACCGAAGAATCCTGTCCCGACCCGCTGGCAGTGAGaggcaaacattaaaaatccCAACCGTTCGCATTTTCTTACGGCGGCGCTTTTCGTTGCCCTGGGGCACTACTTGAGAACTGTCAAACCGTGACATGGATTAATATAACCGAACACAACGAGTCCGAAGCTACTCAGAACTGTTAAGTAAACCAATTGAAAAACTTGTAGCAAAAGAATGCCAGCCGGGGGAGGCGAGTTTCTGTTCCGAAATAGTCATCACTTGACATTTTGCGAGGAACCGGGGAAAAAGATGAGTTTCGTTAGTTTCATTCCAACGCGTTCCtttgtgtatgtgagtgtgtgtatttgtgtgcagGAATGCAACAGACCCGGTTACGTGAGCAAGTAACGTTTGCGTAGGTCATTGTCGAAGTCTTTAGTTATGCTGCCCGAAAAGACTCAGACCAGAAAACTTGGGCAGCAAGTCGAAAAGGTTGATACTAGCAGGAAGTCCCAGTGGCTTTTTAGTAGCATATCCCGGCTTTCTGCCCCCGAGGAAACCGAGGTACCAAAGTTCGGTATTAAAGTATGCAGTATTTCCGTTGCCAGTGACTGTGCACGTGGAAATTTCTAAAAATATCACAAACGTTGCGTGATGCGCCTGGATTGGGCAGAACGCGATAGGCAGTGGGTTGGTACAGAGAAAAACGACGTTGGCATTCAAACCATGGAGCTGCCAGTTGGTCAGTGTCCAGCCGTATTCAGGAAGGTTAGGGAATGTTAGGACAATTTGGAGAAGGAGAGAATAGATAATGATGTACCGGAGATTAAAACGGCTAAACCAACGAAAACGCGCGCAATAATCCCTTATCCCGTGTAGAAGCTCTTCTTAACCACCGACCGATTCCTATCCGAGCAtcgtaaaatgaaatttaatattcGTTTTACATGGATGTTAATGATTcattattattcaattttcgcCCAACTCGCATCATCGCCATTTATCTCCCGTTCCAAGGATCGGCGTGGGCTTTTGGAGTAACTCGTCAATCAATTAGTGAAGGATTTAATCGTACTGACATTTATTTCCAACCAATTGGTTACCCAGTCACTGAAACTGGGCCTAGCAAAGTAATAACTGTTTACGTGAAATATGTGTGAAAAATGGTTAAATTTGAAACACAAAATTGATACGCCatggaaaaaatatcaatcagAAATTATTGACAATATAGCTGTTTGTGTCTATGGCCGGGAGAAAATTATACTGGTTGGcatgtttagcaaataaaACTGTCAACCAATAACTCAACCCGAATATATTACTTATTCCTACGCCAGCTGGGCAGTGACCATTCTAATTCGGGCAGCGTTTGAGTGCCGAAGTCAAATCAATCTCGTGCTGTTGAAATCATCCTTCCTTCCCTCGTATAACAGCTAAAAGGATCGGAACCCAAAGGCGTTACTTCTGCACGGAATGATGCGATCCTTCCGCCTGCACAATAAAAAGGATCGGTGATTTATGGCACTAATGAGTCTCGGCgggtaagtaaaaaaaaacgacaccgAATCGATGCTCGGTTCTTCCCACGACAGAAAGGGGGGAAACTTTTTCACCGAATCGGAAATCGATTTGTCGCCGTTTAGAAGCCCATTTTTGGCCGTGCAATATTTGCGAGCGAACAGTGCACGCaatctttcgtttcgttcgaggAAAAGGGTTTGGGAAGGACGTCGTTACTGAACAGAAAAAGGTCTGCAGtttaattaaatgtaaaataagggacaactgtttcttttttgttgacttAAGCCATAAGAAACGAACCACCAACAGCACTGTGCTTCCCAAGGAGGGAAAAGGAGGACTTGCAACTTTGGTGATTAATCGACAAAAGGGTAACTCTTGGAAGACATAATAAGTTATGCGAAAGATGTTGT
Coding sequences within:
- the LOC131264223 gene encoding uncharacterized protein LOC131264223, whose product is MKMSRPLVPATYLLLLVVLCISGPSPVCSYDNSHVAHHPLDALFRPQPAAEKHSGPVTGAVTAGGSVGASQVSHGSLAPEQHHPSAMLQLDSQQKPPVPSPFQSLAPFVAQHRGVMRRRAVVEPGGVGNRHRWHADQRPAVFGNDVVPAFRAVPALDIGRPGSDEDFADQSYPGGLEHPVALDPAENEIGDSPLSVVALSPLGRPRLDSGGAGDGRAMESIDLIREQLERIKQEEDIEIKSNLLMKLLTELPEGPLPIVYIEDAAGLAGAVGKVDDATDDDTDEDNDDGDGDEEEENEGRIVTGQFTPNGGKRSGRYYRRYPWKRQNSRSRTYDAEARYLCVPSREDVFKLLVGLHENRVGNHQRTVNFCNRKRPAKAIFTNIRFLG